The Nitrospira sp. genome contains a region encoding:
- a CDS encoding ABC transporter permease: MLGRLRGMLIKEFIQVFRDKRTRTLLFAPPIIQMLIFGYAATLEVHHIPTAVLDYDHSQVSRDLVSRFTASPYFDVRAYLNDRQQIRDWIDRGEVMVALQINAGFAHDLGKGQTARLQVIVDSSNSNTALIAVGYVNQIAARFAQEFQHARLLRTSPFAPSQIPSIVLERRPLYNVNFDSQWFFVPGVIGNLILVMVVSLTAFAVVREREIGTLEQIMVTPIGRMEFILGKTVPFFLIGMLDTALISLVGTLWFGVPFRGSIGVLAIGAVLFILCMLGIGLFISTISRTQQQAMVSGFFFNMPAIMFSGFGTPISSMPDWMQTLTYLNPLRYFLEVLRGIYLKGVGLDVLWPQMVAMSLLGTAMLVISVTRFQKSLD; the protein is encoded by the coding sequence ATGTTGGGACGCCTTCGTGGCATGCTGATCAAAGAGTTCATCCAAGTCTTTCGGGACAAACGCACCCGCACGCTTTTGTTCGCGCCTCCCATTATTCAGATGCTCATCTTCGGCTATGCCGCAACCTTGGAGGTCCACCACATTCCCACCGCGGTGTTGGATTACGATCATAGCCAAGTGAGCCGCGATCTCGTGTCCCGCTTTACCGCAAGTCCTTACTTCGATGTTCGGGCATACCTGAACGATCGTCAGCAGATTCGAGATTGGATCGATCGCGGAGAGGTCATGGTGGCCCTCCAGATCAACGCGGGCTTTGCTCACGATCTTGGGAAAGGACAGACAGCGCGGCTTCAAGTGATCGTGGACAGCAGTAATTCGAATACGGCTCTGATTGCCGTCGGCTATGTCAACCAAATCGCGGCCCGATTCGCTCAAGAGTTTCAACATGCACGTCTTCTCCGCACATCGCCCTTTGCTCCATCGCAAATTCCTTCGATCGTTCTCGAGCGGCGTCCGTTGTACAACGTGAATTTCGACAGTCAGTGGTTTTTTGTGCCCGGTGTGATCGGCAATTTGATCTTGGTCATGGTCGTGAGCCTGACCGCGTTCGCGGTGGTCCGCGAGCGGGAAATCGGTACGCTCGAACAGATTATGGTCACACCCATCGGCCGCATGGAGTTCATTCTCGGCAAGACCGTCCCCTTCTTTCTGATCGGAATGCTTGATACCGCTCTGATCTCGCTGGTGGGTACCCTCTGGTTTGGCGTGCCGTTCCGTGGAAGCATCGGCGTTCTCGCGATCGGTGCCGTGTTGTTCATCCTATGCATGTTGGGGATCGGACTCTTCATCTCCACTATTTCTAGGACCCAGCAGCAAGCGATGGTATCGGGATTTTTCTTCAATATGCCGGCCATTATGTTCTCCGGCTTCGGCACACCCATCAGCAGCATGCCGGACTGGATGCAAACGCTCACCTATTTGAATCCGTTGCGCTATTTTCTGGAAGTGCTGCGAGGCATCTATCTAAAAGGCGTGGGCTTGGACGTGCTCTGGCCGCAGATGGTCGCCATGAGCCTCCTAGGCACGGCCATGTTAGTAATTAGCGTGACCCGCTTTCAGAAGTCCCTGGATTGA
- a CDS encoding catalase, whose product MNDEKKLTTAAGCPVTDNQNVMTAGPRGPQLLQDVWFLEKLAHFDREVIPERRMHAKGSGAYGTFTVTRDITRYTRAKIFSQVGKKTDLFARFTTVAGERGAADAERDIRGFALKFYTEEGNWDLVGNNTPVFFLRDPLKFPDLNHAVKRDPRTNLRSAKNNWDFWTSLPEALHQITIVMSDRGIPATYRHMHGFGSHTFSFINAKRERHWVKFHFKCQQGIKNLTDTEAATLIGKDRESHQRDLYESIEKGDYPKWILQVQVMPEADASKVPYHPFDLTKVWPHKDYPLIEVGVMELNRNPENFFAEVEQSAFNPANVVPGIGFSPDKMLQGRLFSYGDAQRYRLGVNHHLIPVNAPRCPAHSYHRDGAMRVDDNHGATLGYEPNSSGEWKEQPDFREPALSLEGAADHWNHREDTDYFSQPGALFRLMPTAQQQLLFENTARSIGAAPRDIQIRHIRHCLKADPAYGKGIADALGIALKDVPA is encoded by the coding sequence ATGAACGATGAGAAGAAGCTGACCACTGCCGCCGGGTGCCCGGTCACCGACAACCAGAATGTGATGACCGCCGGGCCACGCGGCCCACAGCTATTGCAGGATGTGTGGTTCCTGGAAAAACTCGCGCATTTCGATCGCGAGGTGATCCCGGAGCGCCGCATGCATGCAAAGGGCTCAGGCGCCTACGGCACATTCACGGTGACACGGGACATCACACGATACACACGTGCGAAGATTTTTAGCCAGGTTGGAAAGAAGACCGACCTGTTCGCCCGCTTCACCACGGTCGCGGGGGAACGCGGTGCCGCCGACGCCGAACGTGACATCCGAGGCTTTGCACTGAAGTTCTACACCGAGGAAGGCAACTGGGATTTGGTCGGCAACAACACCCCGGTGTTCTTCCTGCGCGATCCCCTCAAATTTCCCGACCTTAATCACGCGGTCAAGCGAGACCCGCGTACCAACCTCCGTAGCGCGAAGAACAACTGGGATTTCTGGACCTCACTGCCCGAAGCCCTACACCAGATTACGATCGTCATGAGCGATCGCGGCATCCCGGCGACCTACCGTCATATGCACGGCTTCGGGAGCCATACCTTCAGTTTCATCAACGCCAAGCGCGAACGCCACTGGGTCAAGTTTCACTTCAAGTGCCAACAGGGCATCAAAAACTTGACCGATACTGAGGCCGCGACGTTGATCGGCAAGGACCGCGAAAGCCACCAACGTGACCTCTACGAGAGTATTGAGAAAGGCGACTATCCCAAGTGGATCCTTCAGGTACAAGTCATGCCGGAAGCCGACGCTTCAAAGGTGCCCTATCATCCCTTCGATCTGACCAAAGTGTGGCCGCACAAGGATTATCCCCTCATTGAGGTCGGCGTGATGGAACTCAACCGAAACCCCGAAAACTTCTTTGCCGAGGTCGAACAGTCTGCGTTCAACCCGGCGAATGTCGTGCCGGGCATCGGCTTCTCACCCGACAAGATGTTGCAGGGTCGTCTCTTCAGCTACGGCGACGCGCAGCGCTATCGGCTCGGTGTGAATCACCATTTGATCCCGGTGAACGCTCCACGGTGTCCGGCTCACAGCTACCACCGAGACGGCGCGATGCGTGTAGACGATAATCATGGGGCCACTCTCGGTTACGAGCCGAATAGCTCCGGTGAGTGGAAAGAGCAACCGGATTTCCGCGAGCCGGCGCTCAGTCTTGAGGGCGCCGCAGACCATTGGAACCATCGTGAAGACACAGACTACTTCTCTCAGCCCGGCGCGTTGTTCCGGCTAATGCCGACCGCGCAGCAGCAATTGCTGTTTGAAAACACGGCTCGTTCCATCGGTGCCGCACCTCGTGATATCCAGATCCGCCATATCCGCCACTGTCTCAAGGCCGATCCGGCGTATGGCAAGGGCATTGCCGATGCCTTGGGTATTGCATTGAAGGATGTACCCGCCTAG
- a CDS encoding type II toxin-antitoxin system VapC family toxin, producing MAILVDTSVWIDHFRTSSSALRRLLDNDLVVCHPLVIGEIACGNMKHRSEVLESLAVLPTTPTVDHQELLTFIETHHLFGQGLGWIDIHLLASTMLQRVTLWTLDQSLRQAAKKLHCGFE from the coding sequence ATGGCCATACTGGTCGACACCTCCGTGTGGATCGACCACTTTCGTACGAGTTCATCTGCTCTTCGACGCCTGCTGGACAACGACTTGGTCGTATGTCACCCACTCGTCATTGGGGAAATCGCCTGCGGCAACATGAAGCATCGATCTGAGGTTCTTGAGTCTCTGGCCGTGTTGCCGACCACTCCCACTGTTGATCATCAAGAACTCCTGACATTTATCGAAACCCATCACCTCTTTGGACAGGGCTTAGGCTGGATCGACATTCATCTCCTCGCCTCGACGATGCTCCAGCGGGTGACACTCTGGACCCTCGATCAGTCTTTACGACAGGCTGCCAAGAAACTGCACTGCGGATTTGAGTAG
- a CDS encoding efflux RND transporter periplasmic adaptor subunit produces the protein MMKRILIILLAAGTVIIGGYLYVHSLSEREADHTLRIAGNIEAHESVVSFKVPGRIVELPVQEGQYVNKGDLLARLDDDDYRQQVSVDEATVRTREAELKLALAGNRKQQIQAVKQSVIDAQSDLELKRAEFRRRRALLDEQAVSQEDVDSAETLMKRAEATYRRLKENHDEIVEGTRKEEIAVRQANLQLAQEHLEMAGVNLSYTVLSAPISGVVLVRQAELGEVVSRGTPVVSIADVDRLWMRGYINETDLGRIQWDQPATVRTDTYPDKKYHGRISFIASQAEFTPKSVETYKERVTLVYRIKINLDNQNHELKPGMPAEAIIDAPPEQ, from the coding sequence ATGATGAAACGTATCCTGATCATACTTCTTGCGGCAGGAACGGTGATCATCGGAGGGTATCTCTATGTGCACTCCTTGTCCGAACGCGAGGCAGACCATACCCTCAGGATTGCAGGCAATATTGAGGCGCATGAGAGCGTAGTCAGCTTCAAGGTGCCTGGTCGTATCGTCGAGTTGCCCGTTCAAGAAGGTCAATATGTCAACAAGGGCGACCTGCTGGCGCGTCTCGATGACGACGATTACCGCCAGCAAGTGAGCGTGGACGAGGCGACCGTACGAACACGAGAAGCTGAGCTGAAGTTGGCCTTGGCCGGAAACCGGAAGCAGCAGATCCAAGCGGTGAAACAATCTGTGATCGACGCGCAATCGGATCTCGAACTCAAACGTGCAGAATTCCGCCGACGCCGAGCGCTGCTCGATGAGCAAGCCGTGTCGCAAGAAGATGTCGACAGCGCGGAAACGCTGATGAAGCGGGCAGAAGCGACGTATCGACGCCTTAAGGAAAATCATGACGAGATCGTCGAGGGCACGCGCAAGGAGGAAATTGCTGTGCGACAAGCCAATCTCCAGCTGGCCCAGGAACACTTGGAGATGGCCGGCGTGAACTTGTCTTATACCGTGCTCTCGGCGCCGATCTCCGGAGTGGTCCTCGTGCGGCAGGCAGAGCTCGGCGAAGTGGTCTCTCGTGGAACGCCGGTCGTCTCGATCGCCGATGTCGACCGCCTCTGGATGCGAGGCTATATCAACGAGACGGACCTGGGTCGAATTCAGTGGGATCAACCGGCCACCGTTCGCACGGACACCTATCCCGACAAGAAGTACCACGGTCGCATCTCGTTCATCGCATCCCAAGCTGAATTCACGCCGAAAAGCGTCGAGACCTACAAAGAACGGGTCACCCTCGTCTATCGAATCAAGATCAACCTGGACAACCAGAACCATGAGCTCAAGCCCGGAATGCCGGCTGAAGCGATCATCGACGCCCCGCCGGAACAATGA
- a CDS encoding type II toxin-antitoxin system VapB family antitoxin, producing the protein MRTTLNIDDQLLRRAGQLTGVQEKTQLVRLGLEALISREAAKRLARLGGTEPHLKDIRRRRPA; encoded by the coding sequence ATGCGTACCACGCTCAATATCGACGATCAACTCCTCAGGCGCGCGGGGCAACTCACCGGCGTTCAGGAAAAAACGCAACTCGTACGCTTGGGGCTTGAGGCCCTCATTTCTCGCGAAGCCGCTAAGCGACTTGCTCGACTGGGCGGCACTGAACCCCATCTGAAAGACATCCGCCGACGCCGGCCTGCTTAG
- a CDS encoding TetR/AcrR family transcriptional regulator, whose amino-acid sequence MPRLKPSSTKMAFRQRIILESRRHFLAHGFRGVTMDDLAHEMAMSKKTLYAGFPSKTALVEAVILEKFRNVDADLSRIASTSSLDSLGSLRRLLECVQGHMEEIRPPFLRDIRREMPDLFAVVERRRRDLIQRHFGKVFLEGRRAGIIRQDIPPKLAIDILLGAVQAVINPSKIEELGSTPKTVFTAIVRVVLEGLTTEKARPLRTI is encoded by the coding sequence ATGCCGCGCCTTAAGCCGTCGTCCACTAAAATGGCCTTCCGTCAACGCATCATTCTGGAATCTCGTCGGCATTTCTTGGCTCATGGGTTTCGGGGCGTCACCATGGACGATCTAGCCCACGAGATGGCCATGAGCAAAAAAACGCTCTATGCCGGCTTTCCGAGCAAGACGGCTCTTGTGGAAGCCGTAATCCTTGAAAAGTTCAGGAACGTTGATGCCGATCTGAGCCGCATTGCATCTACATCCTCCTTAGATTCCCTCGGGTCACTCCGTCGTCTGCTCGAATGCGTGCAGGGACACATGGAGGAGATCCGACCGCCGTTCTTGCGCGACATTCGCCGCGAGATGCCGGATTTGTTTGCGGTGGTGGAACGCCGGAGGCGGGACCTGATTCAGCGCCATTTTGGAAAAGTGTTCCTGGAAGGTCGTCGTGCGGGGATCATCCGTCAGGACATTCCGCCCAAGCTGGCAATCGACATTCTGCTCGGTGCGGTACAGGCCGTGATAAATCCGTCAAAAATAGAAGAGCTGGGTTCCACACCCAAAACCGTCTTTACCGCCATCGTGCGGGTAGTCCTCGAAGGCTTGACCACCGAGAAAGCCAGACCGCTGCGTACAATCTGA
- a CDS encoding CBS domain-containing protein: protein MRKRKKAGTAKVKGFDSMTVSQVMENEVQCVHPRTKGDVIASLMIEGFGAVPVVENGHKLAGIVSEHDLLAAVDDGYQLSAVAARDVMTANPYSVRPETTLGTLVHVLRASDLVRVPVVDAKDKLIGIIARRDVLRTYLATGGKRG, encoded by the coding sequence ATGAGAAAGAGGAAGAAGGCCGGAACGGCCAAGGTCAAAGGCTTTGATTCTATGACCGTCAGCCAAGTGATGGAAAACGAAGTACAATGTGTTCATCCGAGGACAAAGGGTGACGTGATTGCTTCCCTCATGATTGAAGGGTTTGGGGCTGTCCCTGTCGTGGAGAATGGTCACAAATTGGCCGGCATTGTCAGCGAACACGATTTGCTCGCAGCTGTCGACGACGGTTATCAGCTCAGTGCCGTCGCGGCAAGGGATGTCATGACTGCCAACCCTTATTCTGTCAGACCTGAAACGACGCTCGGAACGTTGGTTCACGTGCTGCGCGCAAGCGATTTGGTCCGCGTCCCCGTGGTGGACGCCAAAGATAAATTGATTGGCATTATCGCAAGACGCGATGTCTTGCGAACCTATCTCGCAACCGGCGGCAAACGAGGTTAG
- a CDS encoding ABC transporter permease, with translation MRCHRLLAIMRKETLQIRRDLTSLLITVAMPLLLMLAFGYGVRFDVQHIPVYVYDREGSQQSQDFLKHFQASEYFSVIKAVDSYPALIDALDAGACRLAIVIPTDFSERLNTGGSVGIQALVDATDNNTANISLSYSESIVQAYNQRLRLGWVQRHGQDVMPPPLRIDTRTWFNENLESTANIVPGVVAIIMAVIGSFLTSLTIAREWERGTMEQLVSTPVTPIELMVGKLVPYFSIGLIDTMLCAGLAIWWFEVPFRGQWGVFVLSCTLFLLVVLALGYAVSVVAKSQLAASQAALIATFLPAFLLSGFLYPIDQMPTVIQIITHVIPARYFMSVIRDVFLKGTPLVYLLDDLLALALFAALLTLLATRAFHKKLA, from the coding sequence ATGCGCTGCCATCGACTCCTCGCCATCATGCGTAAGGAAACGCTCCAGATTCGGCGCGATCTTACCAGTCTGCTGATCACGGTGGCCATGCCGCTGCTGCTGATGCTGGCGTTCGGCTATGGCGTACGTTTCGACGTCCAACACATTCCGGTCTATGTGTACGACCGTGAGGGAAGTCAGCAAAGTCAGGACTTTCTGAAGCATTTTCAAGCCTCGGAGTATTTCTCCGTCATCAAGGCCGTGGACAGTTATCCGGCGCTGATCGACGCGCTCGACGCCGGAGCCTGCCGGCTTGCCATCGTCATACCCACGGATTTCTCTGAGCGATTGAATACCGGCGGATCCGTAGGCATCCAAGCCCTGGTCGATGCCACCGACAACAACACCGCCAATATCAGTCTCAGCTACAGCGAATCCATCGTTCAGGCGTATAACCAGCGACTCCGTTTGGGCTGGGTTCAACGCCACGGGCAGGACGTCATGCCACCTCCTTTGAGGATCGACACGAGAACCTGGTTCAACGAAAACCTTGAAAGCACCGCCAATATCGTCCCTGGAGTCGTTGCTATCATCATGGCCGTGATCGGCTCATTTCTCACTTCGTTGACCATCGCTCGGGAATGGGAGCGCGGCACCATGGAACAGCTGGTGTCGACACCGGTCACGCCTATCGAACTGATGGTCGGCAAGCTCGTGCCGTATTTTTCGATCGGGCTCATCGATACCATGCTCTGCGCCGGTTTGGCGATCTGGTGGTTCGAGGTGCCGTTTCGCGGGCAATGGGGCGTGTTTGTCCTGAGCTGCACTCTGTTTTTACTCGTCGTCCTCGCTCTGGGATACGCCGTGTCGGTCGTGGCCAAGTCTCAACTGGCTGCCAGTCAAGCAGCCTTGATTGCCACGTTCCTGCCGGCCTTTCTGTTGTCGGGGTTTCTCTACCCTATCGATCAAATGCCGACCGTGATCCAGATCATCACGCATGTGATCCCAGCGCGCTATTTCATGTCGGTCATCCGCGATGTATTTCTCAAAGGAACGCCGCTTGTGTATCTCCTGGATGATCTGCTCGCATTGGCCCTCTTCGCCGCACTCTTGACACTCTTGGCCACGCGGGCGTTTCACAAAAAGCTGGCCTAG
- a CDS encoding CBS domain-containing protein, with protein MRQTEFFMKGCDPRTLTVEQLMQDAVTRCTTRTAASAVAHLMTHRNFGSLPVVEEDGTLVGIVTEYDLLQALIDGRDLRKLLVTEIMSARPVTVTEDQTFAQVADLFQDRYLTRVPVVRNNKLVGILARRDLLFGYMKASQYWS; from the coding sequence ATGCGACAAACCGAATTCTTCATGAAAGGCTGCGATCCAAGGACCTTGACCGTCGAACAATTGATGCAGGATGCCGTCACCCGCTGCACGACGCGCACCGCTGCATCGGCCGTCGCTCACCTGATGACGCATCGCAATTTCGGAAGTCTTCCGGTCGTGGAAGAAGACGGCACGTTGGTCGGGATCGTGACCGAATACGATCTGCTGCAGGCCTTGATCGATGGGCGTGATCTTCGGAAACTTCTGGTCACTGAAATCATGTCGGCCCGGCCCGTGACCGTGACCGAAGATCAAACATTCGCCCAAGTGGCTGATCTGTTCCAGGATCGTTATTTGACTCGCGTACCGGTCGTGCGGAATAACAAGCTGGTGGGGATTCTTGCCCGACGAGATTTGTTGTTCGGCTATATGAAGGCGTCGCAGTATTGGTCGTAA
- a CDS encoding ABC transporter ATP-binding protein gives MPSIIAITALTKRFSGITAVDRLTFEVQAGEIFGLVGPDGAGKTTALRMLAGVLTPDGGSATVAGADIVHDPEAAKARLSYMPQRFGLYEDLTVEENIRFYADVFGVSRPERVERSQRLLDAAGMSPFTNRLAGTLSGGMKQKLGLVCALIHRPHVILLDEPTNGVDPVSRRDFWRILYSLLAEGIGIVMSTSYLDEAERCHRVALLHQGRMLYCETPAGLKSRLRGTILSVVAGDPRRIRTALVGADGVLHAWLVGDGVRLVVDDATRRIPELRSALRAAHLLFDRLEVVKPTIEDLFVAVTSTSSGETP, from the coding sequence ATGCCTTCCATCATCGCCATCACAGCCTTGACGAAACGGTTTTCGGGCATCACAGCCGTAGACCGTCTCACGTTCGAGGTACAGGCCGGTGAGATCTTCGGGCTGGTCGGCCCCGACGGAGCCGGGAAGACCACGGCGTTACGAATGTTGGCCGGCGTCCTCACACCGGACGGCGGATCGGCGACTGTCGCCGGAGCCGACATTGTCCATGATCCGGAAGCCGCCAAAGCCCGCCTCAGTTACATGCCTCAGCGCTTCGGGCTCTATGAGGACTTGACCGTCGAGGAAAATATTCGCTTCTACGCGGACGTCTTCGGCGTGTCTCGCCCGGAGCGAGTCGAGCGTTCTCAACGATTGCTCGATGCCGCCGGCATGAGTCCTTTTACAAACCGCTTGGCGGGTACGCTTTCCGGGGGCATGAAACAAAAGCTCGGACTCGTCTGTGCCCTCATCCACCGGCCACATGTGATCCTGCTCGACGAACCGACCAACGGTGTCGACCCGGTTTCGCGTCGAGATTTCTGGCGTATCCTGTATTCGCTGCTTGCCGAAGGGATTGGCATTGTGATGTCGACCTCCTACCTCGACGAGGCCGAACGATGCCATCGCGTGGCGCTGCTGCACCAAGGACGCATGCTGTATTGCGAGACGCCTGCCGGATTAAAGAGCCGCCTCCGCGGGACCATCCTGTCGGTTGTAGCAGGTGATCCCCGCCGCATTCGGACCGCCCTTGTCGGTGCAGACGGTGTCCTTCATGCATGGCTTGTCGGCGACGGCGTCCGTCTTGTAGTGGATGACGCCACACGCCGAATTCCCGAGCTTCGATCGGCACTTCGGGCTGCACATCTGTTGTTCGACCGCCTGGAAGTCGTAAAGCCCACGATCGAAGACTTGTTCGTCGCTGTTACATCGACAAGCAGCGGAGAGACGCCATGA
- a CDS encoding universal stress protein: protein MRILCAVDGSEHSHWGIQALEAFVSCTPEQVTLLHVVDKPALHALTGRNALGERRALAAMEKAGGMLLRQAEQSARLALGQAKTASRTELQTILAHGPLATTIVRQARRMKAGLIIMGSRGLNDIQGFLLGSVSRQVASAAACSVLVVKQPIPTLLRVALAVDDSKPSRAAAKFLRSRILPESAIVTILTSVESPVTDFAAEYLSESQLAELTKPVIDRATAFVNSMRDDFIQDGFLVETQVRMNHVIETIVTHVEAKRDEILVIGARNLTRSERLHLGSVSESLLRHAPCSVLIVRGVGA, encoded by the coding sequence ATGCGGATCTTATGTGCGGTCGATGGGTCCGAGCACTCACACTGGGGGATCCAAGCGCTCGAGGCCTTTGTCAGCTGTACGCCTGAACAGGTCACGTTGCTCCATGTCGTCGACAAACCCGCACTTCACGCGCTCACCGGACGGAACGCTCTCGGCGAGCGCCGTGCACTGGCCGCCATGGAAAAGGCCGGTGGCATGCTTCTTCGGCAAGCGGAACAATCAGCCCGGTTGGCTCTTGGCCAGGCCAAAACGGCCTCCCGCACCGAACTCCAGACCATCTTGGCCCATGGCCCCCTCGCAACCACGATCGTCAGACAAGCGCGACGCATGAAAGCGGGTCTGATCATCATGGGATCGCGCGGTCTGAACGACATTCAAGGATTCTTGCTGGGGAGCGTCTCTCGGCAAGTGGCATCGGCTGCTGCTTGTTCGGTTCTCGTCGTGAAACAGCCTATCCCCACACTGCTCCGCGTTGCCCTCGCGGTCGATGACTCCAAACCCTCGCGGGCAGCGGCCAAGTTTCTTCGATCCCGCATTCTTCCCGAATCCGCCATCGTCACGATCCTGACTTCAGTTGAAAGTCCCGTTACGGACTTCGCCGCAGAGTACTTATCCGAGTCGCAATTGGCCGAGTTGACCAAACCGGTCATAGACCGGGCAACCGCGTTCGTCAACAGCATGCGGGACGACTTCATCCAAGACGGCTTTCTGGTGGAGACGCAGGTCCGGATGAACCACGTCATCGAGACCATCGTCACCCACGTCGAAGCCAAGCGCGATGAGATACTGGTGATAGGGGCTCGCAATTTGACCAGGAGTGAACGGCTGCATCTCGGTAGCGTCTCCGAGAGCCTGCTCAGACACGCACCCTGTTCGGTCCTCATCGTACGAGGCGTCGGTGCGTGA
- a CDS encoding ABC transporter ATP-binding protein: MTDLHTSAVSVRDLVKRFGDFVAVDHINLEARAGEVVGFLGPNGAGKSTTIRMLCGLLRPTAGQALVAGYDVAREAEQVRRHIGYMSQKFSLYNDLRVIENIRFFGSMYDVPAAMLKQREAWVLEMAGLVGRESTVTGTLPSGWKQRLALGCAVLHRPPILFLDEPTSGVDPISRRQFWELIHAMASDGVTVLVTTHYMDEAEYCNRLILIFHGRIVASGSPSELKQQTMTGELLLIECDPLGRALDALQHVPDIRDLAVFGNALHVVVQHAQTAIPHLRAVLSGQGVAVSRIEPIRPSLEDVFVSLTAQLSAHRS, encoded by the coding sequence ATGACGGATCTCCATACGTCCGCGGTAAGTGTCCGCGACCTCGTCAAACGCTTCGGGGACTTCGTGGCGGTGGACCACATCAATCTGGAGGCACGTGCGGGAGAAGTGGTGGGCTTCTTGGGTCCAAACGGGGCCGGAAAATCCACGACGATCCGTATGCTGTGCGGCCTGCTTCGTCCAACCGCAGGACAGGCCTTGGTGGCTGGTTACGATGTGGCACGGGAGGCGGAGCAGGTGCGTCGCCACATCGGGTACATGTCGCAAAAGTTTTCGCTCTACAACGATCTGCGGGTCATCGAAAACATTCGCTTTTTCGGCAGCATGTACGATGTGCCGGCGGCGATGCTCAAGCAACGGGAGGCGTGGGTACTGGAGATGGCCGGGTTGGTCGGACGGGAATCGACGGTGACCGGCACCTTACCCAGCGGATGGAAACAGCGGCTCGCCTTGGGCTGCGCCGTGCTCCATCGCCCGCCGATTCTTTTCTTGGACGAGCCGACATCCGGGGTCGATCCAATCTCACGCCGTCAATTCTGGGAACTGATCCATGCCATGGCGTCCGACGGAGTGACCGTTCTCGTTACTACGCATTACATGGACGAGGCTGAGTACTGCAACCGGCTCATTCTGATTTTTCACGGTAGGATCGTGGCTTCCGGATCGCCGAGCGAGTTGAAACAACAGACCATGACCGGCGAACTGCTGTTGATCGAATGCGATCCGCTGGGCCGGGCGCTCGATGCGCTCCAGCACGTTCCGGATATTCGGGACCTGGCTGTGTTCGGCAACGCCTTGCACGTTGTGGTTCAGCACGCTCAGACTGCGATCCCCCATCTTCGCGCTGTTTTGTCCGGACAAGGCGTCGCTGTATCAAGGATCGAGCCGATTCGTCCAAGCTTGGAAGACGTGTTCGTTTCATTGACCGCGCAATTGAGCGCGCACAGGAGCTAA
- a CDS encoding L,D-transpeptidase yields the protein MRDSLLVILILVPTISHSEPMTKPPGLCGIHYPSDRTVQWECRKLRTGESLEKLFGELWISVARFNRIDRRHAHAGVSIKVPKNMKDMVDFQPMPSFYPPAEQEEQFILIDLSEQFLGAYEYGALRFSVPIASGEARKPTPVGEFRLTAAHGSHQSCLYTIEGTDRPYPMNYALRFFVNREGVSYWIHGRDLPGYPASHGCIGLYDEPMQKAHYGIPKEPELNDAKRLFEWVLDNVIADNRVTPLPRGPRVRIIGQAPHTIKTN from the coding sequence ATGAGAGATAGCCTGCTTGTCATTCTCATTCTCGTTCCCACTATTTCTCACTCGGAGCCGATGACAAAGCCGCCAGGCCTCTGCGGTATCCACTATCCAAGCGATAGGACTGTGCAGTGGGAATGTCGGAAACTCCGCACCGGCGAGTCGCTGGAAAAGCTGTTCGGCGAACTGTGGATCAGCGTGGCCCGCTTTAATCGAATCGACCGGCGCCATGCGCATGCAGGGGTGTCCATCAAGGTTCCGAAGAACATGAAGGACATGGTGGACTTTCAGCCGATGCCATCCTTCTATCCGCCTGCGGAGCAGGAGGAACAGTTCATACTGATCGATCTGTCCGAGCAGTTTCTCGGCGCCTATGAATATGGTGCGCTTCGTTTTTCCGTCCCGATTGCCTCCGGGGAAGCGCGAAAGCCGACGCCGGTCGGAGAGTTTCGCCTGACGGCGGCTCATGGTTCGCATCAATCCTGTCTCTATACGATCGAGGGCACGGACAGACCCTATCCCATGAACTACGCCCTCCGGTTTTTTGTCAATCGCGAAGGCGTCTCCTACTGGATTCACGGTCGAGACCTGCCGGGCTATCCCGCATCCCACGGCTGTATCGGCCTCTATGACGAACCGATGCAAAAAGCGCATTACGGCATTCCCAAAGAACCTGAGCTGAACGACGCGAAACGACTGTTCGAGTGGGTTCTTGACAACGTGATAGCTGACAATCGTGTGACCCCTCTTCCGCGCGGCCCGAGGGTCCGCATCATCGGCCAGGCGCCGCATACGATAAAGACAAACTAG